Proteins encoded in a region of the Sugiyamaella lignohabitans strain CBS 10342 chromosome B, complete sequence genome:
- a CDS encoding Peroxisomal biogenesis factor 8 has protein sequence MSYLTDITQVVDSIVRELQNSSIYSSSGPADLARRKALIGRAIQYLPSLRNEHNVPLLALELLSSPVVALPEPVCSDFLVDGFRSAVARKYSISDPTIPPQEWTKYLVRPVIDRLTAEGALWRILPLLSGLIQASKYEILADIERSERGLRQSKITYVPSVADLRYQQDWYVRVFNQIITLPLESDSDYKKYRDIINMALITLAKCQWALDPDVYSRLVHAETIVRSLQLIYSYPDTSVINSLRLQSSPVIELVNNLLGGFSNIIRQSVESNYRNNLSFNDLDLALNHIHMFAEDLSRTWVRLKHSPDSITKSETEQWQILKQFIFAICLQLQGFAGLLLHVNRPKLVPVAYLSAKILKTLSPVYFILDKIGSATFEPFSFTYNVCIDVLTLSRGTLRQAQESVDSLIRALAGSCNLGAVLDNDMDRGKILFLIDLFEKLIHFSSFQVINQIILPFIGEFLVPNRDPTNRKLLTPLLESSHSVMLQYLRLSPEVAVINDNVVMNYLDTLLALFPHDLSSPQLLLALKTIAQSVAAPTRPTKQLLHQFLERLYFKCKITLPAIPLTTKAEENGPPTVRSVFVSSLIHSLPLLEPGDFQFWLERTDKLFLRRGPYYSPLFQAENEYLTEDMEKMISGELDLSLADIGIRWWHHSSKL, from the coding sequence ATGTCCTATTTAACGGATATCACTCAGGTGGTCGATAGTATTGTTAGAGAGCTTCAAAACAGTTCGATTTATTCGAGTTCAGGACCAGCTGATTTAGCTCGACGAAAGGCCCTTATCGGGAGGGCGATCCAGTACCTACCATCATTAAGAAATGAACACAATGTTCCGCTATTAGCATTGGAACTGCTGTCTAGTCCAGTGGTAGCACTTCCTGAACCGGTTTGCAGCGACTTTTTGGTAGACGGATTCAGATCGGCTGTGGCTCGAAAGTATTCAATTAGCGATCCGACAATTCCCCCGCAAGAGTGGACTAAGTATTTAGTACGACCTGTTATTGACAGATTGACAGCTGAAGGGGCTTTGTGGAGGATACTACCATTGTTATCAGGTTTAATCCAGGCTTCTAAATATGAGATTCTGGCAGATATTGAACGATCTGAGCGAGGTTTACGTCAGTCTAAAATCACCTATGTCCCTAGTGTGGCTGATTTACGATACCAGCAAGATTGGTATGTTAGGGTGTTCAACCAGATAATAACTCTGCCCCTTGAGTCGGATAGTGattataaaaaatatcgGGATATTATAAACATGGCATTGATTACCTTGGCTAAATGCCAATGGGCGTTGGATCCAGACGTTTATAGTCGTCTCGTGCATGCAGAGACTATCGTTCGATCTTTGCAACTGATTTATTCGTATCCCGACACAAGTGTCATAAACTCGTTAAGATTACAATCATCACCTGTTATTGAACTTGTGAATAACCTTTTAGGAGGTTTTTCTAACATAATTCGCCAATCAGTAGAATCCAACTATCGCAACAACCTTTCTTTTAACGATCTAGACCTAGCATTGAACCATATCCACATGTTCGCAGAAGATTTAAGTCGAACATGGGTGAGACTAAAGCATTCACCAGACTCAATTACAAAATCGGAGACTGAACAGTGGCAGATTTTAAAACAGTTTATATTTGCAATCTGCCTCCAGTTACAGGGATTCGCAGGTCTACTTTTACATGTCAATCGCCCAAAACTAGTTCCTGTTGCATACCTGAGTGCCAAGATTTTAAAAACCCTCTCTCCTGTATATTTCATTCTCGACAAGATAGGCTCTGCTACTTTTGAACCTTTCAGTTTTACATACAATGTTTGCATCGATGTTCTTACTTTAAGTAGAGGCACATTGAGACAGGCACAAGAGTCTGTGGACTCTCTTATTAGAGCGTTGGCTGGTTCTTGCAATCTTGGAGCTGTCTTGGACAATGATATGGATCGAGGCAAAATTCTATTCCTAATTGACCTATTCGAAAAATTAATCCACTTCAGCTCGTTTCAAGTCATAAATCAAATCATTCTGCCATTTATAGGAGAGTTTTTAGTCCCTAATCGAGATCCTACAAATCGCAAGCTGTTGACGCCTTTACTAGAGTCATCTCACTCAGTTATGTTGCAATATCTTCGACTCAGTCCAGAGGTGGCTGTTATCAATGATAATGTTGTAATGAATTATCTGGATACTCTGCTTGCTCTATTCCCTCACGATCTATCGAGTCCACAGCTATTGCTAGCACTAAAGACAATTGCTCAATCTGTAGCAGCCCCTACTCGTCCTACAAAACAGTTGCTTCACCAATTCCTAGAACGACTGTATTTCAAATGTAAAATTACGCTACCTGCTATTCCATTGACTACCAaagcagaagaaaatggcCCACCAACAGTAAGATctgtttttgttagtaGCTTGATCCATTCACTCCCACTCTTAGAACCTGGAGATTTCCAATTCTGGCTAGAGAGAACAGACAAACTCTTTCTTCGCCGTGGTCCTTATTACTCACCCCTGTTCCAGGCAGAAAATGAGTATCTAACAGAAGACATGGAAAAAATGATATCCGGAGAGCTGGATTTATCATTGGCTGACATTGGTATCCGGTGGTGGCACCACAGTTCAAAATTGTAG
- the MMM1 gene encoding ERMES complex subunit MMM1, producing the protein MSTHHSYDISTSRVIPTPTYPAIVVANDDFLPPPTPPQGTSAAVSFAYGLLVGQVSVLIVVVAFIRFFIFTDTSSERKDYVTALSRRDQRNAAKLMGANNVPSENVINTILEKTYYNVETHNAESVDWFTVLIAQVVSQFREDARADDSMLRSLNDLLNGDIIPDFIDKIRVTELNIGDDYPIFSNCKILYNRNELGQSQGQDGLEAQIDVDLTDTVTLGIETRLLLNFPKALFAVLPVSLSVSIVRFSGTLSVSLRKSPAVPKAPNTVPASSNRSANATSTSNSDDANDGTTYLSFSFDPNYRLEFDIKSLVGARSRLQDIPKIGQFIESRLRKWFTDRCVSPRCQQIPLPSFWPRSKTTAVVPPATNANTNGTNNVNPSGVNGLPPSSPLVLPVDVAESLRRRRQSHLEVR; encoded by the coding sequence ATGAGTACACATCATTCCTATGACATTTCTACTTCAAGAGTCATCCCCACTCCGACTTATCCAGCCATTGTAGTAGCGAATGACGATTTTCTGCCACCGCCCACACCTCCTCAAGGAACGTCGGCAGCAGTATCTTTTGCCTATGGATTATTGGTGGGTCAAGTCAGTGTATTGATTGTGGTTGTAGCATTTATTAGATTCTTTATATTTACAGATACTTCTTCTGAAAGAAAAGATTACGTCACAGCATTGTCAAGGAGAGATCAAAGAAACGCGGCAAAGCTCATGGGCGCAAACAATGTCCCTAGTGAGAATGTTATAAACACAATTCTCGAGAAAACCTATTACAACGTAGAAACACATAATGCCGAGTCGGTCGATTGGTTTACAGTACTAATTGCTCAAGTAGTCAGCCAATTTCGCGAAGATGCTCGAGCTGATGATAGCATGCTAAGGAGTCTCAATGATTTGTTGAATGGTGATATTATTCCTGATTTCATTGATAAAATCCGTGTCACTGAACTAAATATCGGTGATGATTATCCGATTTTCAGCAATTGCAAGATTTTGTATAACCGAAACGAATTAGGGCAAAGTCAAGGCCAAGATGGCTTAGAAGCCCAGATCGATGTAGACCTTACTGATACAGTTACTCTGGGCATTGAAACAAGACTGTTGCTTAATTTTCCAAAGGCTCTATTTGCAGTGTTGCCAGTATCGCTATCTGTTTCAATTGTTCGTTTTTCTGGTACATTGTCTGTTTCATTAAGGaaatcaccagcagtaCCAAAAGCACCTAATACCGTACCAGCCTCCTCCAACCGTAGTGCAAATGCTACATCAACGTCTAATTCAGATGATGCAAATGATGGCACAACATACCTGTCTTTCTCATTTGATCCAAATTATAGATTGGAATTCGACATCAAGAGTTTGGTTGGTGCAAGGTCTCGTCTCCAAGACATTCCTAAGATTGGACAGTTTATCGAGTCGAGACTAAGAAAGTGGTTCACTGACCGTTGTGTTTCTCCTAGATGTCAGCAGATTCCTCTACCTAGTTTTTGGCCTCGTAGTAAAACGACTGCGGTGGTGCCTCCTGCGACCAATGCTAACACCAATGGTACCAATAATGTTAACCCGTCTGGTGTTAATGGCTTACCACCGTCAAGCCCTCTGGTGCTTCCTGTCGATGTGGCCGAGTCCCTgcgaagaagacgacaaaGTCATCTCGAAGTCCGCTAG
- the KRI1 gene encoding Kri1p (Essential nucleolar protein required for 40S ribosome biogenesis; associate with snR30; physically and functionally interacts with Krr1p; GO_component: GO:0030686 - 90S preribosome [Evidence IDA] [PMID 22180534]; GO_component: GO:0005730 - nucleolus [Evidence IEA]; GO_component: GO:0005730 - nucleolus [Evidence IDA] [PMID 11027267]; GO_component: GO:0005634 - nucleus [Evidence IEA]; GO_function: GO:0003674 - molecular_function [Evidence ND]; GO_process: GO:0000447 - endonucleolytic cleavage in ITS1 to separate SSU-rRNA from 5.8S rRNA and LSU-rRNA from tricistronic rRNA transcript (SSU-rRNA, 5.8S rRNA, LSU-rRNA) [Evidence IMP] [PMID 11027267]; GO_process: GO:0006364 - rRNA processing [Evidence IEA]; GO_process: GO:0042254 - ribosome biogenesis [Evidence IEA]), whose amino-acid sequence MARKKSARRKALEAQAKEQGESPAKVENKDKLGLEEESDEDINTLSINQEYAKRFEHNKSREEKHRQEEKDKAKLLEDSEEDAEDSSDDEDEDDFGELLTEDVDDGIQKVLETIRTNPKALLDPSVKFFDNSENAASANGNGTSKAMYLKDYHRQNLLSGGVHDDDEENDNEEKPYAIQNREDRAKLLAEINKDDEDEEDDGDFLTKRKEQRTIEAIELPDPEQDQKGFLEAYTSSKAWIPSGIDKKTGKEIVPAYGDIVGDEDDEEFDDIADDFETAYNFRYEDPNAAEIVSYARNESTLRRKGDNSRKRAREQKTELKKQEEQSKKAEVNKIKKKKVNEVLSKFEKLKEVIDDDETAAQFENMDLLEGDFDASEWDKRMEQVFNETFYSKKDKNFAGDDKADEEDKDDETKEEPDEPKENIKEAEDEEPERRSRKDKHEAKKEKQKMRQIAEQFVEANLDLALEQEKIDLVSSGTKFRYREVSPDSYGLTARDILLADDKDLNEFVGIKKLAPFRDEEKKKHDRRKYAKKRRLREWRKAVFSTEDEPTDELFEKLVASQDAGQPKKKKQRKR is encoded by the coding sequence ATGGCTAGAAAGAAGTCAGCAAGAAGAAAGGCTCTCGAAGCCCAGGCGAAAGAGCAGGGAGAGTCACCTGCTAAGGTTGAAAACAAGGACAAACTTGGGTTAGAGGAAGAATCTGATGAAGATATCAACACTCTCAGTATAAATCAAGAATATGCCAAACGATTCGAGCACAACAAATCCAGAGAGGAAAAGCATAGACAAGAGGAGAAAGATAAGGCCAAGCTTCTTGAAGACtcggaagaagatgctgagGACTCTTCagacgatgaggatgaagatgatttcgGTGAGCTATTGACTGAAGATGTCGATGACGGTATTCAAAAAGTTTTGGAAACCATTCGTACAAATCCCAAGGCCCTATTGGATCCATCGGttaaattttttgataattcCGAGAatgctgccagtgccaATGGTAATGGTACTTCTAAAGCCATGTACTTGAAGGATTATCACAGACAGAACCTTCTTTCCGGTGGTGTGcacgacgatgatgaagaaaacgaCAACGAAGAAAAGCCATACGCTATCCAAAACCGTGAAGATAGAGCTAAACTTTTGGCAGAGATCAACAAagacgatgaggatgaagaagatgatggtgatttCCTCacgaaaagaaaagagcaAAGAACAATTGAAGCGATTGAGTTGCCTGATCCCGAGCAAGATCAAAAGGGATTTTTGGAAGCTTACACATCAAGCAAAGCATGGATTCCTTCCGGTATTGATAAGAAGACAGGTAAAGAAATTGTGCCTGCGTACGGTGATATTGTTGgcgacgaagacgacgaagaatTCGATGACATTGCCGATGATTTCGAGACTGCATATAATTTCAGATACGAGGATCCAAATGCTGCTGAAATTGTGAGTTATGCTCGTAATGAAAGCACTCTCCGTCGTAAAGGAGATAACTCCAGAAAGAGAGCCAGAGAGCAAAAGACCgagttgaagaaacaagaagaacaaagCAAAAAGGCTGAAGTTAATaagataaagaagaagaaggtcAACGAGGTACTTTCCAAGTTCGAAAAGCTTAAAGAAGTCattgatgacgatgaaacTGCGGCACAATTTGAAAACATGGATTTACTAGAAGGTGATTTTGACGCTTCTGAGTGGGATAAACGCATGGAACAAGTCTTCAATGAAACATTTTACTCAAAGAAAGACAAGAATTTCGCTGGTGACGACaaagctgatgaagaagacaaagATGACGAGACAAAGGAGGAACCAGATGAGCCCAAGGAAAATATCAAGGAGgctgaggatgaagagCCCGAGAGACGATCTCGTAAAGACAAGCATGAGgccaagaaagagaagcaaaaaaTGCGACAAATTGCTGAACAGTTTGTGGAAGCCAATCTTGACCTCGCACTAGAACAAGAGAAAATCGACCTTGTATCCTCTGGAACCAAATTTAGATATCGGGAAGTTTCTCCAGACTCGTACGGACTCACAGCACGCGACATTCTGCTTGCTGACGACAAAGATCTCAACGAGTTTGTCGGAATCAAGAAGCTGGCACCATTCAGAgacgaagaaaagaagaagcacgATCGCAGAAAATACGCCAAAAAGCGACGACTCCGCGAATGGAGAAAAGCCGTCTTCTCGACCGAAGACGAGCCCACCGACGAGCTCTTCGAGAAACTGGTCGCCAGCCAAGACGCTGGCCaaccaaagaagaaaaagcaacgcAAGCGTTAA
- the ARP4 gene encoding Arp4p (Nuclear actin-related protein involved in chromatin remodeling; component of chromatin-remodeling enzyme complexes; GO_component: GO:0031011 - Ino80 complex [Evidence IPI] [PMID 10952318]; GO_component: GO:0031011 - Ino80 complex [Evidence IPI] [PMID 24034245]; GO_component: GO:0035267 - NuA4 histone acetyltransferase complex [Evidence IDA] [PMID 10911987]; GO_component: GO:0000812 - Swr1 complex [Evidence IDA] [PMID 14645854]; GO_component: GO:0000812 - Swr1 complex [Evidence IDA] [PMID 14690608]; GO_component: GO:0000812 - Swr1 complex [Evidence IDA] [PMID 16299513]; GO_component: GO:0000790 - nuclear chromatin [Evidence IDA] [PMID 10436015]; GO_component: GO:0005634 - nucleus [Evidence IEA,IEA]; GO_component: GO:0005634 - nucleus [Evidence IDA] [PMID 10911987]; GO_component: GO:0005634 - nucleus [Evidence IDA] [PMID 11011149]; GO_function: GO:0043140 - ATP-dependent 3'-5' DNA helicase activity [Evidence IDA] [PMID 10952318]; GO_function: GO:0003682 - chromatin binding [Evidence IDA] [PMID 10436015]; GO_function: GO:0004402 - histone acetyltransferase activity [Evidence IDA,IMP] [PMID 10911987]; GO_function: GO:0004402 - histone acetyltransferase activity [Evidence IDA] [PMID 16088870]; GO_function: GO:0042393 - histone binding [Evidence IDA] [PMID 10911987]; GO_function: GO:0031493 - nucleosomal histone binding [Evidence IDA] [PMID 10911987]; GO_process: GO:0006281 - DNA repair [Evidence IEA]; GO_process: GO:0006281 - DNA repair [Evidence IDA] [PMID 12353039]; GO_process: GO:0006281 - DNA repair [Evidence IMP] [PMID 15610740]; GO_process: GO:0006281 - DNA repair [Evidence IDA] [PMID 16135807]; GO_process: GO:0006974 - cellular response to DNA damage stimulus [Evidence IEA]; GO_process: GO:0016568 - chromatin modification [Evidence IEA]; GO_process: GO:0006325 - chromatin organization [Evidence IMP,IPI] [PMID 10436015]; GO_process: GO:0006338 - chromatin remodeling [Evidence IDA] [PMID 14645854]; GO_process: GO:0016573 - histone acetylation [Evidence IDA] [PMID 10911987]; GO_process: GO:0051382 - kinetochore assembly [Evidence IMP] [PMID 17452364]; GO_process: GO:0006357 - regulation of transcription from RNA polymerase II promoter [Evidence IDA] [PMID 10911987]; GO_process: GO:0006355 - regulation of transcription, DNA-templated [Evidence IEA]; GO_process: GO:0006355 - regulation of transcription, DNA-templated [Evidence IMP] [PMID 8598290]; GO_process: GO:0006351 - transcription, DNA-templated [Evidence IEA]) codes for MEIASPMTDGIVSDWDATEKLWRYGLEDILGAQVTEQPLLITEQIWNTDENRKKAMEVAFESLDTPAFYIAKRPVCTLFASGKGSGLVVDIGADIASVTPVLDGLTLFKTSKRSRHAGTYINKHIEALLKASDFDLTPRYLVAARQTGLEPGEKATEYKKRSLLAPVTASFHDFQVSRLIEEFKESMAQVQDTPYTDEAASQAGTDVYSNRVFEFPDGSSVEYGSERFKVAEPLFKPRDFLLEGEELLEAPEVKEEDGDDDDNKDDSKENGKDADSKDKEKGKASKGSKDKGQDGDKDKDKEKPTEKSAATAAKELKALVYTDRTQGPFTTTGISDMIIDAINSCDVDIRANLANNVIITGGTSLIQGFTDRVNEDLVHALPGYKIRIHAPGNLIERKFSAWIGGSILASLGTFHQLWISKKEYEEVGVSKLLEKRFR; via the coding sequence ATGGAGATTGCATCGCCAATGACTGATGGTATTGTATCGGATTGGGATGCCACTGAAAAACTGTGGAGATATGGTTTAGAAGATATATTAGGTGCTCAAGTTACTGAACAGCCTCTACTTATAACAGAACAGATTTGGAATACTGACGAAAACCGCAAAAAGGCTATGGAAGTCGCATTTGAATCGCTTGATACACCGGCTTTCTATATCGCCAAGAGACCAGTTTGTACATTATTTGCTTCTGGTAAAGGTAGTGGTTTAGTAGTAGACATTGGCGCTGATATTGCGTCTGTAACGCCAGTTCTAGATGGATTGACTTTGTTTAAAACAAGTAAACGGTCTCGACATGCTGGCACTTATATCAACAAGCATATTGAGGCTTTACTTAAAGCATCAGATTTTGATCTTACTCCTAGATATCTGGTAGCAGCTCGCCAAACGGGTCTTGAACCAGGCGAGAAGGCCACTGAATATAAAAAGCGCTCACTGCTAGCACCAGTGACTGCTAGCTTCCATGATTTCCAAGTATCGAGGCTGATAGAGGAATTCAAAGAGTCAATGGCGCAGGTGCAGGACACTCCATATACTGACGAAGCCGCTTCACAGGCTGGTACTGATGTTTATAGCAATCGGGTGTTTGAATTCCCCGATGGTTCAAGTGTTGAGTATGGTTCGGAGAGATTCAAGGTTGCCGAGCCACTGTTCAAACCTCGCGATTTCCTATTAGAAGGCgaggagctgctggaagcaccagaagtaaaagaagaagatggtgatgacgacgataaTAAGGACGACAGTAAAGAAAACGGTAAAGATGCCGACAGCAAagacaaagaaaaaggaaaGGCTAGCAAAGGCAGTAAGGACAAAGGACAAGACGGTGATAAAGATAAAGACAAGGAAAAGCCTACTGAAaagtctgctgctactgctgctaaaGAGCTCAAAGCACTTGTCTACACTGACCGTACCCAAGGTCCTTTTACAACCACAGGTATATCTGACATGATCATTGACGCTATCAACTCGTGCGACGTGGACATCCGAGCCAATCTCGCCAACAACGTTATCATCACAGGAGGCACTTCACTCATCCAAGGCTTCACAGACCGGGTCAACGAAGACCTCGTTCACGCACTTCCGGGCTACAAAATTCGAATCCACGCTCCTGGTAACCTTATCGAGCGTAAATTCTCTGCTTGGATCGGTGGCAGCATCCTCGCCAGTCTGGGCACGTTCCACCAGCTGTGGATCTCCAAAAAAGAGTACGAAGAAGTCGGCGTGTCCAAACTTCTCGAAAAACGCTTCCGCTAA